A region of Vitis riparia cultivar Riparia Gloire de Montpellier isolate 1030 chromosome 1, EGFV_Vit.rip_1.0, whole genome shotgun sequence DNA encodes the following proteins:
- the LOC117913604 gene encoding LOW QUALITY PROTEIN: uncharacterized protein LOC117913604 (The sequence of the model RefSeq protein was modified relative to this genomic sequence to represent the inferred CDS: inserted 1 base in 1 codon), translated as MVLGLRTKNRKGVLVKVDYIVHVQEIKPWPPSQSVRSVQSVVFQWENGDQASGFLSCSVGNGRIEFSESFRLPVALYKDGKSRGRDSFQKNCLEFNLYEPRKDKTGKGQVLGSAIINLADYGIIEEAITISTPLNCKKSHRNMVQPVIFLKIQPFAKDSTSSSPVVSLSKEASLDQDGGESVSELMSEENNEEVEIASFTDDDDGGASSHSSRIISSSAFETTGCSPAQTEENGSGSAKDSLRRNNEEPAPSLGPAPVKPEANSVPEASKHLNWSSSLLSTGLLTKLESPVNDEVSFSDFSKKSSMSSPEETVTNHVQSSSSSFGFQGKNEESGKGTSFERTVIVRGKFADRSAKILSSTEESSRSNFIDNLATKVTPSGTKIQVGVSSNLVATVESQANGKDDEKSRRLNKNDQEEPTTVADLHVDLDEEEKEQQENGQGEQNLVKKKHSSENELVSKFTQDVTRKQVALRSNTLAFNKRVPEMQGSLVTNHKLKHVKSVQLSSERAKPFGLLDHSPLMEKEKEIDIQEDSHKDAKGFAASERKERINNFSDSKVELESRIKMLEEELREAAAIEIGLYSVVAEHGSSTNKVHAPARRLSRFYLHACKARTQAKRASAARAAASGLVLVSKACGNDVPRLTFWLSNSIVLRAIVSQAVAEMALSAGPSTGSGGSRNRYNKEENNARESSDDWEDPQTFILVLEKIEGWIFSRIIESVWWQTLTPYMQSTAAKIIDGSRGSNSRKTYGRRHSLGDQEQGNFSIELWKRAFKDACERLCPTRAGGHECGCLPVLSRLVMEQLVSRLDVGMFNAILRESAEEMPTDPVSDPICDSKVLPIPAGKSSFGAGAQLKNAVGNWSRWLTDLFGIDDNDAPGDTNEFGDDKRLKCETSFKVFHLLNALSDLMMLPFEMLADRSTRKEVCPTFGVPIIGRVLDNFVPDEFCPDPIPEVIFETLDSEDSLEGAEESITSFPCIATPPVYSPPSAASFASIIGEVGSQSLQRSGSSLLRKXHISDDELDELDSPITSIIGDNSRGTPTSTKPSWLPKGKGGRDVVRYRLLREVWRDGE; from the exons ATGGTTCTTGGGCTGAGGACGAAGAATCGTAAAGGCGTTTTGGTTAAGGTTGATTATATAGTTCATGTTCAGGAGATTAAACCTTGGCCACCCTCACAGTCCGTCAGATCAGTTCAATCTGTGGTTTTTCAATGGGAAAATGGTGATCAGGCTTCTGGGTTTCTTAGTTGTAGTGTTGGAAATGGGAGAATTGAATTCAGCGAGTCTTTTAGGCTTCCTGTTGCTTTGTACAAGGATGGAAAAAGCCGGGGGCGTGACAGTTTCCAGAAGAACTGCTTAGAGTTCAATCTGTATGAACCTCGAAAGGACAAAACAGGGAAAGGTCAAGTCTTGGGATCGGCTATAATAAACCTTGCGGACTATGGGATTATAGAAGAAGCCATTACCATTAGCACTCCATTGAATTGCAAGAAGAGTCATAGGAATATGGTGCAGCcagttatttttcttaaaattcagCCATTTGCAAAGGATAGCACCAGTTCATCGCCAGTGGTCAGCTTATCAAAAGAGGCATCATTGGATCAGGACGGAGGTGAATCCGTTTCAGAATTGATGAGCgaagaaaataatgaggaaGTCGAGATCGCCTCTTttactgatgatgatgatggtggtgcTTCCTCACATTCATCACGCATCATTTCCTCTTCTGCTTTTGAGACCACTGGATGTTCACCGGCCCAAACTGAAGAG AATGGATCAGGATCAGCAAAGGATAGCTTAAGAAGGAACAATGAAGAGCCTGCCCCATCTTTGGGACCTGCACCTGTAAAACCAGAGGCAAATTCTGTTCCTGAAGCATCCAAACACCTGAATTGGAGTTCATCCCTTTTATCAACAGGCTTGTTGACTAAACTTGAGAGCCCTGTAAATGATGAGgtttctttttctgatttttccAAGAAAAGCTCAATGTCAAGCCCAGAAGAGACTGTTACTAATCATGTTcaatcttcttcctcctcctttggttttcaaggaaaaaatgaagagtCTGGTAAGGGCACAAGTTTTGAGCGGACAGTTATTGTCCGTGGGAAGTTTGCTGACAGAAGTGCCAAAATTCTGAGTAGTACTGAAGAATCCAGTAGGAGCAATTTCATTGACAACCTTGCAACCAAAGTCACACCCTCAGGAACAAAAATTCAGGTGGGTGTCAGCTCTAACCTTGTAGCAACTGTAGAATCTCAAGCCAATGGAAAGGATGATGAGAAATCACGAAGGTTAAACAAAAATGACCAAGAGGAGCCTACAACTGTTGCTGATTTGCATGTTGATCTTGACGAAGAGGAAAAGGAGCAGCAAGAAAATGGACAGGGAGAACAGAACTTGGTGAAGAAGAAACATTCTTCAGAGAATGAATTAGTTAGTAAATTTACCCAAGATGTTACCAGGAAGCAAGTTGCATTAAGGAGTAATACTCTTGCGTTCAACAAGAGAGTGCCTGAGATGCAGGGAAGTTTGGTAACCAATCATAAACTAAAGCATGTGAAGTCTGTACAGTTATCTTCTGAGAGAGCTAAACCTTTTGGGTTGTTGGACCATAGTCCActtatggaaaaggaaaaggaaattgaTATTCAGGAAGATTCTCATAAAGATGCTAAAGGTTTTGCAGCAAgtgaaagaaaggaaagaataaaTAACTTTTCTGACAGCAAAGTTGAACTGGAGTCTAGAATTAAGATGCTTGAGGAAGAGTTGAGGGAGGCTGCTGCCATTGAGATTGGCCTTTACTCGGTTGTTGCTGAGCATGGAAGTTCTACAAATAAGGTCCATGCTCCAGCTCGGCGTCTTTCTAGATTTTATCTTCATGCTTGCAAAGCAAGGACCCAAGCTAAGAGGGCAAGTGCAGCCAGAGCTGCTGCTTCAGGATTAGTTCTGGTTTCTAAAGCATGTGGAAATGATGTTCCAAG GTTAACTTTCTGGTTGTCGAATTCAATTGTATTGAGAGCAATTGTCAGCCAGGCTGTTGCGGAAATGGCACTTTCTGCTGGACCTTCCACTGGAAGTGGTGGAAGTAGAAACAGGtacaataaagaagaaaataatgcaAGAGAGAGTTCTGATGACTGGGAGGACCCACAAACATTTATTCTTGTGTTGGAAAAGATTGAAGGTTGGATCTTCTCCCGAATCATTGAGTCTGTGTGGTGGCAG ACCCTTACTCCCTACATGCAGTCCACAGCTGCAAAGATTATTGATGGAAGTAGGGGTTCAAACTCAAGGAAAACATATGGAAGGAGACATTCTTTGGGTGATCAAGAGCAGGGGAATTTTTCTATTGAACTATGGAAGAGGGCATTCAAAGATGCCTGTGAAAGGCTTTGTCCTACTCGAGCTGGAGGGCATGAGTGTGGCTGCTTGCCTGTGCTATCTAGATTG GTCATGGAACAGTTGGTCAGTAGATTAGACGTGGGAATGTTCAATGCTATTCTTCGTGAATCAGCCGAAGAGATGCCAACAGATCCTGTGTCTGATCCCATCTGTGATTCTAAAGTTCTCCCAATTCCAGCTGGAAAATCAAGCTTTGGTGCTGGTGCTCAATTGAAAAATGCT GTAGGGAACTGGTCGAGATGGCTTACAGATCTATTTGGTATTGATGACAATGACGCACCTGGAGATACAAATGAATTTGGTGATGACAAGAGGCTGAAATGTGAGACCTCCTTCAAGGTCTTCCATCTCCTTAATGCATTGAGTGATCTCATGATGCTTCCATTTGAAATGCTAGCTGATAGGTCCACAAGAAAAGAG GTATGCCCAACTTTTGGTGTACCAATCATCGGGAGGGTCCTTGACAATTTTGTCCCAGATGAGTTCTGTCCCGACCCAATTCCAGAGGTCATCTTTGAAACCCTGGATTCTGAG GACTCTCTTGAGGGTGCAGAAGAGTCTATCACAAGCTTCCCATGCATTGCGACTCCCCCAGTCTATTCTCCCCCTTCAGCTGCTTCATTTGCAAGCATCATAGGGGAGGTGGGAAGCCAAAGTCTGCAGAGGAGTGGGTCATCACTGCTTAGAA TCCACATTAGCGATGATGAGCTTGATGAACTGGATTCCCCCATAACTTCAATAATCGGTGACAACAGCCGAGGTACTCCTACTTCAACAAAACCCAGTTGGCTGCCTAAGGGAAAGGGGGGTAGGGATGTTGTGAGATATCGACTCCTCCGGGAAGTATGGAGGGATGGTGAATAG
- the LOC117913612 gene encoding LOW QUALITY PROTEIN: OVARIAN TUMOR DOMAIN-containing deubiquitinating enzyme 4-like (The sequence of the model RefSeq protein was modified relative to this genomic sequence to represent the inferred CDS: inserted 1 base in 1 codon) — MPKSNFSLGITGDGRCLFRSVVYGASLRAGKACPSEKIQRELADELREKVVDEFIKRRADTEWFLEGDFDDYVLRMRQPHIWGGEPELLMSSHVLQMPITVYMSEKNSNDLKXIAEYGQEYGKEDPICVVYHGYGHYDALQNPASTKQSKSRKQR; from the exons ATGCCGAAATCGAACTTTTCGCTCG GCATAACTGGAGATGGAAGATGTTTGTTCAGGTCAGTGGTCTATGGTGCTAGCCTGAGAGCAGGAAAGGCATGTCCAAGTGAGAAAATTCAGAGAGAACTTGCAGATGAGCTCAGAGAAAAa GTTGTAGATGAATTCATAAAGAGGCGAGCAGACACTGAATG GTTTCTTGAAGGTGATTTTGATGATTATGTTTTAAGGATGCGGCAGCCCCACATCTGGGGAGGAGAACCTGAGCTGCTCATGTCCTCACATGTCTTACA GATGCCCATCACAGTGTACATGTCAGAAAAGAACTCCAACGACCTTA GTATAGCGGAATATGGTCAAGAGTATGGCAAGGAAGACCCAATCTGTGTTGTATATCATGGTTATGGACATTACGATGCATTGCAGAATCCTGCCAGCACTAAACAATCCAAGTC GCGCAAGCAAAGATGA
- the LOC117924146 gene encoding uncharacterized protein LOC117924146, producing MDSRASFSSMESTTRTGMRCRRRPLHTCGASILAMSHNAYMKVQGFNGPIGSVTKKMATLATSACPFVYAIRCQWLALLSFADDRILAIEDKIERLFPPSTHVFNKLDELLHIAETLPGRFDDAADKLPMVIQRVPLLDWVLAHVVSWLNFFLSLLADWGTDAAREKEIMVDINCTDPNNGSSSVGKVHQIESRGESEHMVKSPAVAEGEVLKCTYKEALEKGTKYENEMKEDDSKEIVKTMLQKKEVGLRTEKNGGQENEKNGKEESMVIEGEVEVETEKNVSKDEECISNDDPILELFESGWHMKPGRGAQSPSQSQSKLEEWN from the exons ATGGATTCCAGAGCATCTTTCTCGTCCATG GAATCAACCACGCGAACCGGAATGAGGTGCAGACGCCGCCCGTTGCATACATGTGGAGCTTCCATCTTAGCAATGTCCCACAACGCCTACATGAAAGTCCAAGGCTTCAACGGACCCATAGGATCTGTGACAAAAAAGATGGCGACATTAGCTACCTCAGCCTGCCCATTTGTGTATGCCATACGGTGCCAATGGCTGGCTCTCCTTTCCTTTGCTGATGATCGCATTCTAGCTATTGAAGACAAGATCGAGAGGCTTTTTCCACCATCGACCCATGTGTTCAACAAGCTTGATGAGCTGCTCCACATTGCAGAAACCTTACCAGGAAGATTTGATGATGCTGCAGACAAGCTTCCTATGGTTATCCAAAGGGTTCCACTTCTAGACTGGGTGTTGGCTCATGTTGTGTCCTGGTTgaattttttcctctctctacTGGCTGACTGGGGAACTGATGCTGCAAGAGAGAAGGAGATAATGGTTGATATAAACTGCACTGACCCGAATAATGGATCATCGTCGGTTGGCAAAGTGCATCAAATTGAATCGAGGGGAGAAAGTGAGCATATGGTGAAGTCTCCTGCAGTGGCTGAAGGGGAAGTTCTGAAGTGTACTTACAAGGAAGCTCTAGAGAAGGGaaccaaatatgagaatgaAATGAAAGAGGATGATTCTAAGGAGATTGTGAAGACCATGCTTCAGAAGAAAGAAGTTGGGTTAAGAACAGAGAAAAATGGAGGccaagagaatgaaaaaaatggcAAGGAGGAGAGCATGGTTATTGAGGGGGAAGTTGAGGTGGAAACTGAGAAAAATGTAAGCAAAGACGAGGAATGCATCAGTAATGATGATCCAATACTAGAATTATTCGAGTCAGGGTGGCACATGAAACCAGGTAGAGGTGCCCAAAGTCCTTCGCAATCACAATCCAAGTTAGAAGAATGGAATTGA